From Odontesthes bonariensis isolate fOdoBon6 chromosome 21, fOdoBon6.hap1, whole genome shotgun sequence, a single genomic window includes:
- the LOC142371846 gene encoding uncharacterized protein LOC142371846 has protein sequence MLLEDNMLTFVKEELKKMQKALSPDDPECLESQREGEDEEQRSSREALVKITVHFLRRMKQEELADRLQSKLCGRKVKCALKKKFQCVFEGIPKAGKPTLLNQIYTELYITEGGSGEVNDEHEVRQIEAASRKAGRAETSIRQEDIFKGPPGRDEPIRTVMTKGVAGIGKTVLTQKFTLDWAEGKANQDIHFMFPFTFRELNVLRERKLSGCNLSERSCAALSSALSSQSSSLTELDLSNNNLQDSGLKQLSVGLQSPNCNLEALSLSGCLITEEGCASLVSALTSNPSHLRELDLSYNHPGDSAVKQLSAGLEDPQWRLDTLRVEPAGERWLTPGLRKYSCRLTIDTNTVNRKLKLSDNNRKVTRVEEVQSYPDHPDRFDVWPQLLCRNVLTGRCYWEVEWRGRVYISVSYRRISRRGDRECVFGSNDQSWSLRCSDQFGYFVRHNNRETSSSSSSSSSSSSSSSSSSSSSSSVGNRAAVYVDRPAGTLSFYRVSSDTLIHLHTFSITFTEEPLHPGFGFSSPGSWFSLC, from the exons atg ctgctggaggacaacatgctcacttttgtgaaggaggagctgaagaagatgcagaaggctctgagtccagatgacccagaatgcttagagagtcagagggagggtgaggatgaagagcagaggagcagcagagaggcattagtgaagatcacagttcacttcctgaggagaatgaagcaggaggagctggctgaccgtctgcagagca aactttgtggacgtaaagttaaatgtgctctgaagaagaagttccagtgtgtgtttgaggggattcctaaagcaggaaagccaacccttctgaatcagatctacacagagctctacatcacagagggagggagcggagaggtcaatgatgaacatgaggtcagacagattgaagcagcatccaggaaagcaggcagagcagaaacatccatcagacaagaagacatctttaaaggcccacctggaagagatgaaccaatcagaacagtgatgacaaagggagtggctggcattgggaaaacagtcttaacacagaagttcactctggactgggctgaaggcaaagccaaccaggacatccacttcatgtttccattcactttcagagagctgaatgtgctgagagagagaaa ACTGAgcggctgtaacctctcagagagaagctgtgcagctctgtcctcagctctcagctcccagtcctccagcctgacagaactggacctgagtaacaacaacctgcaggattcagggctgaagcagctgtctgttggacTGCAGAGTCCAAACTGTAACCTGGAAGCTCTCAG cctgtcaggctgtctgatcacagaggaaggctgtgcttctctggtctcagctctgacctccaacccctcccatctgagagagctggacctgagctacaaccatccaggagacTCAGCAGTGAAGCAGCTCTCAGCTGGACTGGAGGATCCACAGTGGAGGCTGGACACTCTCAG ggtggagcctgctggagaacgatggctgacaccagggctgaggaagt attcctgccgactcacaatcgacacaaacacagtgaacaggaaactgaaactgtctgacaacaacaggaaggtgacacgtgtggaggaggttcagtcatatcctgatcatccagacaggtttgatgtctggcctcagctgctgtgtagaaatgttctgactggtcgctgttactgggaggtcgagtggagaggaaGAGTTTATATATCAGTCAGTTACAGAAgaatcagcaggagaggagacagagagtgtgtgtttggaagcaatgatcagtcctggagtctgagGTGCTCTGATCAGTTTGGTTACTTTGTGAGGCACAATAACAGAGaaacatcctcctcctcctcctcctcctcctcctcctcctcctcctcctcctcctcctcctcctcctcctcctccgtcggtaacagagcagcagtgtatgtggaccgtcctgctggcactctgtccttctacagagtctcctctgacacactgatccacctccacaccttcagcatcacattcactgaagaacctctgcatcctgggTTTGGGTTCAGTTCACCTGGTTCCTGGTTTTCTCTGTGCTGA